The region GCGTTTACAAAGCATGCACAAGAGGAGTTGTCACGGCTCCCTGTTGGGGATTTGAGCTCAAGTCggttgcaattttttttcatccttTTAGGTTGTATGGCATTCAATGCAGGATGAATTTCTTCAACAGTACAAGACCTTTGATGATCTTATTCAGCGCTGTTATCCTGGATCAATGATTAATCTTGAAGTCACAATTAATGatatcttgtcatttttctcgaatattgCTCAGTCCCACTAAAGTACCAAGTGTGATCGGATGTGATTCATTCTGCTGTGATGACGGATGGAGAGAACTTGAATAAATGTTTATATATAATTTAGTCGCTGTATATagagaaagaagagaaagttTGCTTTCAATGAACCAAGTTACGAGGAATATTTTTCCTTGGTGAAGGAAACATGATATACACTTAAATAATGCGCTTCACAGAAAAACAAGGTCGTTTGGCGGGATAATCTGCTGTTACTGTCGTTTAACATGATCTTCACTTTCGACTTTGCTGAATTTTTGTGATCAGATAGAGCTGAACGAGGGGAAGGAAAGATTTGTTACAGCGTCGTTCAAAACGAGATGCCGTCGAATGTCCATTTCTTTCTCTAAAAACCCTTAAACGGTAGATTCACTTTAGGTGTTGCATATCAGTGCTAATCATGTAAATATAAACATTTCACAATGCGCATTGCAATTTATCAAGGTGAGAAAATTGTCTATATAAACTGCGTTGACCTGGAATCAAGCTTTCTCAACACTCTAGTAttcaaatgaataatgaaCTGTACTTGATTTATGCCTGTCTGGAAGCcgatttttgcttcattttgcaCTGGTATGCGAGCGTGAAAAGTGTTCTTTTATTAATGCCACCTTTGTGGTTTCtcaataaaattgaatttccGTGATTTAGCAATTACGTATGTACATGTTTTTATAGTTCGTCATTGTGGGTACACAATATGAAACCTTCCTACATATCTAGCAATGCTGGAAAAATCTCGTAGGGTCCATGGGAGAGGCTCACCTTTTCCCACCCCGACCTAGTCCCTTAGAGAGATCGCTCGCAGACTAAGTCCATGGCTTATCTTTCTGGCTAGCATAAGATAACAAAGGCTGAGGAAGAACCGAACGAAAATCATCTTTCCCGATGGctctgacgtcatcgtcgtcctCTCGTGATAGAAATAAATACGGCGGGTTATGGAGACGGTTGATCAACTTGTTCGAGGGATGCTCTCTGTACTATATATTGCGATGCGATTTATCGGCAAGTACTTCTCTCTTTGCAGCATGAACCATATTCTGCCATATTTATTTCAGTCACAAGAGGGTGACGATGACGTCAGCTGatcggaaaacacgatttttgTTCGGTTTACTTCACCCATATGTTATCTAATTTCTTTCCTTCACTGCATCGTGACAGGTATCATGATCGAGCATTGCACTCGATTAGACACACATCCTTTTCAATAAACGTCATGAAGTGTCCGCTATCCCTTCTCGTTAACTTGACGATGACTTTTTGCAACCAACCAAACGCTAACGCTATTGTTAAAGAGGATGATTTACGCTAAGGTGAACAAGGATCAGGCAACACCTTGAGGTAAAGGCTAAGGATCCTTGCTTTTGTGGCTTTCATAGTAGCTCGGACCTGAGTCTCTGAGACATCAttgaccactttcataaatggcggcgtatttgttattcctttgtatttatatcaattagacctactggtttaaatattcctttgaattttgcccatggcagcgaggttaCAAAGGCGTATTagcattaaaagaaaagaagataaaatcTGATCGCCATTAAAATagggttgtgactagaatggatactccaaaatatggtgagacacttaaatttatgtatataaagtaccacCCGATCTTGGTActcttaccaaaggtttaccaagtttaattatggtgtaaccagaacaatttataaaagctaaccatttcgagccggcgcttagacctaatcactagagatccatggccggcgcttagacctaataagtaatcactagagatcagtggctgacccagcagttattttctgcctaaatagggtgttgtttatctgcttgttgctgtttatgtgtcacgaagtgtctcaccatattttggagtatccattcagCAATAACCATTAAATTAGAGGTCCACGTCGTTAGCCAACAGACCTCTCTTTTGAGGCCCTAtggggggggaggggagggtaGGAGGCATTAAATAGATATGAAGTGTTGATTATTTCATGGGGACTACTTACTCTTAATGTTCAACTAGAAAATCCAAATAAAAGTTCATAGTGCTATATCAACGCAGCAACAACAGTAAGTTCTATAACAAAGTAGCAAAAGCAGCGCGCAAGTTCATAGTCACTATATCAATGTCCTCGTTGTCATATGGGTTAGCAGTATTCACCCGCCCAATTCAGTGATGTAGAAGAAGAGATTTGTTGAACAatttaactataaaaaattgcgataaagttgaaaagtttaagaaattcaaaaccaTCTTggttaaaagtttaaaatgcgaagacgtttcgacgttcgcttaacgtcattatcaagtcaaaaatgagtaaaatgaGAATGAATATAAATGTACAAGAATTCCTAAGAGACACGGATAAAAAATTACTCATTTTTGACTTGACGTTAAGTGAACGTTGAAACGTCGTcgcatttttaaacttttaaccaagatggttttgaatttttcaaacttttcaattttatcgcaattttttatagttaaatTCAGTGATGACCAGAAAAAGGGTTTGGGAGGCTGGGCTCATTCACTGCAGAGAGCTGTACTTGTAATTTAGCCGGAGAGACAGGGAAGGGGTCGGGAATTTGATCGTGAGGTCTGTCCTCAGGGTAGGGATTTTGATCGCGCGTGTGATGTCCCCACCCAGTTCccagttaattttttgttgaTCCAAGCATTTGATGATGAAGCTACAACACATTTATGCTAGAAATCTTGGTTTAGCTTCTTGGACTGCCGCTTCGCACCACGAAACAATATAAACGGTTTCAAGTTTGTTCCGTCAGCCCAAGCAGATAAGCACTACTGTAACGATGAATTTTTCATATCCCGTCGGTATTGAAGAAGTCAGATATAGCGCCTGGCATCATGGGAAATACCACAATTTTCTGCGTAGGACTGGACTTAGCAGCCagacaaaatggcggacgagaCATGAAAAGAAGTAATAAACTGGAGTTGTGATTTGAGCTGcagtttgaaaaataaaaaaaaatcgtggGTTCCAACTCTTTCAGAGATCTTCATGCGGCGTCTATTTCAGAGAATTCTTTGCCTTCGTGGCAAAGGGATCTTTTTTTCGACGAAAAGGCCCACTCCTTCGGTAGTATCTTGTCTAAAATGGGACAGAACAGAATTTAACGGAGTGGATGTAAACTTGGATCAGTTGGACGACAATCTTTCGCTGGAAGAATTCGACCGAAGGTTGAGAGGTATGGTTACGTAAAGGAAATGTCCATATTCAAGTGGTTCTACGTATCAAAGGGAATCTGTTAACGCGCTCAGGCCTTTGCTGCTGTGATAGTCAAAGACAGGCTCTTCATACGTTGACTTTTAAATAGTCATTTTACCAAACATTCTTTGAGCTGACTTCAACGGTCTCCTGAAAGTATTCCTTGTTTCTTTCTCAATTGAGGGTGTAATAAACAGTATTTCCCAATTCTTGTTCTTGTACCCAGATATGAGGaaaataggccttttgcagctagcgatcacgtggtacaaaatccgccatgctggagggcaagctcattattattcccgcactggtacattaaaacaaaaagacatgaaccagtgaagcttgacttgcctttgttttgatgtcccagtgcgggaataataatgagcttgccctccagcatggtggattttgtaccacgtgattgtTAGCTGCAAAAGCCCTATTCTTGCTGTAATAAGAATTTGAATTATCATTTGTTACCATTGTCATCCTTTTATTTATCGCCCTGGTGTAACTGCTTATGTGACCTTTTATTCATGACAAATCTTGGTATATTCTTCATTGGGCACACAACTTCACAACTGAGTCTCATTGTGAAGGTTGGTTGCCTAAGGATATCCaggagcttccactattggcagctagccatgagcccccaggTGGCAGCAAAGAGAAGCGGGCATCTGTTACACTGATAAAGTCAGTAGGAAAAAGGGAAGGAGTAATACTAATAGCTAAACCAACTCTTGATGACACCAAtgcttgaaataataatataattgaTTCCTCAACCAACCAAAAAGGGCTCTCTATACACAACATCTCACAAGTCCTTAAGACATGTGGTATCCTGACATATTCATACATGTTAGCGTTTGCATTTGTGTTGGCAGATAGTCATGTGGCTATTAGCAGACAGTGTCAGCCAACTGTTGGTTGATGTGTTGGCCAAGACAATAACTGACGTGCTGGTCAGGATCATATTTCATAACTTAACCTTGAAGCCCAGCACTCCCAGGCCCTTTCTTTGTGGGAGAGTCTAGTTTTGAGGTTCTCTATATGGTCTTGAAGCCACAAACCTTGGTTTTTACATATATCAACTCTTTTCATTTCCCTTGTTTAGCAACATAGCACTTATTCAGGATGACTTTTAGACTGGCAGAATTTGTATGTAAATAGTTAAGCCCTAGCTTTGATTAAAATGGTTTTTCTGTTTGTAAAACTAGAGAGTATTTTACAATGGAGAAGAGATGCTAAAAAGTCAGTTTGGATGAAAGTACCAGTTTCTCAAAGTTACTTGATTCCTGTTGCATTTTTCCATGGCTTCAATTACCATCATGCTGTTGGTAACTATGCAATGCTGTTAAAATGGCTGCCGCAGCAAATCACCTGCAATGTGCCACCATACGCATCACACCAGATTGGAGTTGCAGGTATTGGTGTACTCAAATGAATTTTACCGTTGGGCTGCTACTCATGACCAGCAAGAAATTGATGCAATGACGTGTTTTTTTCAGGTATGGTCctaaatgaagaaaagaatgaaGTCTTAGTTATTCAGGACAAGCATCAGGTTACTCTACTTCTGCTAAAACATTTCCTTACactacataattttttttaaaaagttagTTACACCTAGTgacctaataattattttgcttgAAGAAACTtatggaaaaacaaataaaaatccCAAAGATCCACATGTGTGTGTATTTTGTGCACCAAAATAATTCAGGATCCATGCAGAATGCACCGTCCAGCCCTGCTAAGATCGCATACGGCTCTTTGCGAGATGTGAACTGAAATAACTTTGTTGCCATATAACTCCTGACTTTTCAGTCAAAATGAGTGACATAAGTGAACAGTCCGATAGTGAATTTTATcatacctgaaaaaaaaaaggaaaagcacaGTGGTCAATTATGATAAAatgcttattgactgagtttATATAGGTATGACGCATGGACCTCGCCGCGATCGGTCCATATGCCATGACCTCAGGCCAAATATTTTTCCGTCCAGCCCtcccactcagtcaataagtacataCTACTggacagaaaagaaaatctgaTACACTCAGGAAATTTCCAGACTCAAGTGCCTCTTTAATCCCAAAGGGATTCAGGAATGTGCATGCTTAATATTTCCTGAAAATCACGTGAAATGCAAAACATGTGTCGATGTAAGTGGACTTTTAGCCAAGTCATTGCAAGCTTTTTTGCATGGTGGGACAAATTTTTGTGACccttaaaaagcaaaaagggcATCTCTCTGTTTCCTGGGACTGGAGGTGCCCAGGACCCCTAACATTCAAACCTAGTGGTAACTCTGAAAACAGGAGGATAAGGGTTAAATAACCACTGTTTAAAGATTATTAAGCTGAcacaaatttattattaagcTGACACAAATCTCATGCTCCAACCATCAGCTTTACAGTTTATTTTAAGGAGGCAATTTGGCCCATCTCAAACTTgtctgataccaaatttttgtgtctaACTTCCCTACCAACACCACATCACAGTTCATTTACAATCTCAACATTTCATGATTGTAAGATACGTCtcattatgtttttttttttttcattatttcagTGTGCATTTCATGAAAATTTCTTCTCCACCATCCTTTCATATCTTAcattcatttgaaagaaaaatcacaATGACATTATCAAGTCCTAACAGGATACTTTGTGTAAGAAGAGTCAAGTTAAGCAATCAAGCTCACTTGAAGTTCTTGTAACTCAATTGTTACAGCATCTAACTGATATTAGGGAGGCCATTGTTAAATTTTCCTACCTTGATGCTTGAAAATTCACCCTTTGCCAAACAACTACATATCATAACATCACTTCATGCACAGTTATGTTCATCATTCCATCATCCTTTTATTTTGACTGCTTTGTATAATTTCCATTTTAGATCAAATATGGAAAGACTAGAAAGTCAATCTGGAAATTTCCTGGTGGTCTTTCAGATGAAGGAGAGAGTATAGGTGAGCAAATGAAACTGTGTGAAGCCTTGTTTGCCTTTCCGCTAGCTTTTGTTGGTGTCCTTGTAGTTGCAAAACATTCACCATCTTGGGTCTCAAATGAGAACAGGAAAAGCATGGGTATGATTAGGTATTCAAGTGAAATAGAAAATCAGATTTTAGGGGAGCTTGAGAGCAAGCAACAATACGGTACTGCCATCTAAGCAGGTAAATGACCAAGTACTTTGAATCTCAGGGCAATGACGCTGGATGTGAACTTTGTTGTTTAATTATGAATGTCTACTTTACGgtccatttcattttctctagAGGAGACAGCTGTCCGTGAAGTCTATGAAGAGACCGGAGTCAAATCAGGTaatgcttttgaaattcagttAAGAAGGTATTGTGTGACACGTGGTTATCACTTATGGTCAAGCCgacatttttaaatgaaaaaaaaaagtttgcagAAGAAAAATGATCTGTGCAACTGTTTTTGTGTGGGTTTGATTGGTCATTGCAGGTTTCCTACATTTTACCACAATTTGTTTAAACTGATACAAACTGCTTCTTGTTGTCACCTTTCTGATGAGATTGTCGAGTTTCCCCAAAGTACACTTTCCCTAGggataaatgaaaatttcaacttttgaagTGGCACAGttttcaagagaaaaacttttccagttgcaaaaaaaaaaaaatcccatgTTTGAATGTAGGTCTAAAACACTATGACTTTTGCTAAGGAAATCAGACATGCACATAGAATCTGTAAAAGAattcaaaactgaaatgaaacaattctGTTTAATATTGCCTTTCTATTTTGATCCACAGAATTTAGATCAGTGATAATGTTCAGACAACAGCACCAAATGAAGAATGCATTTGGCAAGTCTGACATTTATCTTATTTGTCGAATGGCTCCACTTAGCTATGGCATCAGTAAGTGTGAGGATGAGATTGCAAAATGTGAGTGGATGAATCTATCTGAACTCTTAACTGATGCAGACACTGGCCCAATGACAAGGCTTGCTGCTAGACTAGCAGCTCAAGGATTGAAaaatggttttgaaaatgtagACATATTGCCAAACAGAATGACATCTTGGGTGGACCCTAAAAAGTCAGTTTGtatctttcacagatatttaCCTAGCtgacaaaaaaagaacagacGTTATAACCACCACTGTTACAAAAGTGTGAACTCTTTTATATTATTTAATTGACAATCTGTCAAGTCTATGTGCTTTTCAAAGTCATTGCAAGACGGGCTGCATGTATCTTATCTGAAAAGTCTGCAATTGTGAAAGATATTTTATCCTTTTAAGTGATTGAGAGATGATAGTAGTGAAGCCTTCATCCTGCTTGACTCAAAACATGCAATACATAAACCTTGAATCTCTACCTAAACCCTTTCACTAAATGATTTCACTCTGTGTGACggcagacaattttactcgtcaatggggaagcccTCGAGAGTGAAAGTGTGAAGAGGACGGCACATAAGGTTATTTCATTAACTAATGTTGAGGTACCTTTTTACAGTACTGCAAGCTCAAATCACAAGAAATAATAAcgaaacaataatattataatattaataaatacaATTTATTGTAGGAGACTTGAAATGTGTGAATGACTTAAAATACTAATGATAATTTGTGTTAGACCGCCAAATTTAATAGTTAttacttttaaattttacaGCTGTACATAATAAGAGGTGTTTTTGAGTCGTGCAGTTTTTGCGTCGACGAAGGAGACATTTCCTAATTGAGTCGTTGAGTGTTCTGTGTGTTCGCAGGCGGCCTCTGCATGTTCCAAGCGGGGGGGGGAAGTCGAGAAAAGAGGCTGTGCGTCGGTTCCAAATCTGCGCAACCTTGAAACCTCTCAGTAGCATTCAGCATGCCATTTTGAAAGGTCACAACATCCAGTGATCCATCGTGCCAAGCGTTTGTTgtgcgccattttgaaatgagtCGATTAAATGAGACGAGTCGTTGTACTCAATGGCCATTGAGCACAATAACCCATTGTGTGGTCACTTACTAGTTGAACAAAGTCATTTCACTTACACCCTGACCCATTACGGTCACAAAGTAAATAGATCGAGTCAGTGCACTCGGTGGTTTGCGCTAAACAAACGCTGTTGTTCGCAAAAGAGCCTGGAACTCATTCCGTATCTGGAACTATTGCACAATGCATTACGGAACACTTTAACTTTACTTCCCAAGTTTTGACGTCGCACGTTCACTTCTCTCCCGTTGGACCCAAGTGTGGTAAGTTCTCTTGAGGAAACTTATAAACATTTTTGTCATTACATCATGTAAAATAtcaagcctggtttccatatggtCGTCTCAGTCGCCCGAAAATTTTTCATACGACTCGGACGACTAAACGGAAACACTCTTGCGACACTCCAAGACATCTCTACGATAGAGACGACCGGAACTTGTACTGATACGACAAATGAAAACTACCACAGACGACTCATACGACAGAGACGACAGAATGTATCTCAGAATGCCCTTTCATGTtgtcagtttgttttgaacatGGCCGCACGAGCAGAAGCTTCAAAGAAGTTCAACGTTTTGAGTGCCTCTACAAGAAATTTCGCTAAGGACTACAAAAACAGTCAAGGCAGATAAAACTGCCGGATCAAACTGTGAGAGACATTCACTGTGAGCTCTAAACAAGCCAAAGGGAAATACAGGAACATTTTATCGGGCTACGGACTCTTTTGAGAAAGACGAAGAGTGTGCCACCCGGCACATGAATATTTCGAAGTATGGCTCTAACCCAAAATCTGTGCCTCCGGCATTCCTCTCCTGCTTCGCAAAAGAGCGCTTAATACCAAATAAGACGTCGTTGACCGCCGACATTTTGAATTTATAAATCGAACGCGCAAAGTTGGGGTAGTAGAACCAGTCTCTTTGCGCCGTGTAACGACAGAAACGACCATTTAGAAAGCAAAAAAGGGTAAGAGCGGGGTAAGAGTCGTCTGAATTGTGTTCCATTCGTTTGCTCGCTGCAGGGGGTGCGTTTCAAGCGACAGAgacgatcatatggaaacctgGCTTTAGATAATTGTAACACATCATGGCCATGTTTACCAGACATCTACTAAAGTTCGGTGTGAGACTTTTGAAATGATTGTGTTTAGGATTAAGTGGAAATGAAAAGCAGTGGTTTAGCGAAGAGTCATTTGCCAAACGGGCATTTCGCAAACCCCTCGAATAGCTTTACTACTGCAGAAAAATCAGTTGCCAAGCGACATCCGTTGTTGACGTAAATGAACTAAATGTAAATTGCTTTCCGTGAGGGATGCCGGAAAAGAGAGCTTTAATTACACGAACTGTCAAATTATGCCGTGCAAGGAACTTACGATACCCACGTTAACTTTTAACCGTCTGCCACCAGTTTCTTTTTAACTCCACAAGAAATGACATGACCGTAAAAGGAACATTCACGAGTTCCTTTCGCCTTCGTCTGCCACTTGTAGGGAAACAACGCTATTTCTCATTAATGGTTTAGGAACGAGGCATACATAGCTTGCCGTGTGCATTTGTTGTGTTTTATATAATGTGGGTTACCCCCTTCATTTCCGACAACAACTCTCGCGTAATGCATCAGACAATTCCAGGCTCGCCcagcaaaacagtgaatatccaaggatattctgAGTTACGGGAActaatcaaaacgcgcgaaaattgctatccactgatttggcaAATACTAAACTAGGATATATAATGACGACAGAGAGATTAAAAGTATTCCTTACGCTATAGACTTTTTTAACCCACCAAATAATTCATTGGACaaaactgatcacgtgatacaaatCGGACAATGGTTATCAGCAATATCCGCCATCCGATTTGATATCCGTCGTCTGATTTTATTTAGACGGAAGAAGGACCAAGAAACGAGCAGGCGTTCAAGCTAACTTTTAATcggtcatggaaaacaaagaaaaaaaactggtttatAGTTTATAGTTTATAGTTCCGTTcaaagaaacacgaaaaagTCCACAAATTATGCAGGAACGATCTATGTGCGTTCGGCTAGTCCAGTCCCtgaactctcctttcttcccgccCCATATAGGGGCTGAACCCAGGCGGGCGAAAAGAGAGTCCAGGATAACTTGCATGCGCATGCTCAGAATTCCGCCATTTTTTCCCCCCAAATCGGGGGAAAAACCATATTTGGAAGTACTTTCCAGATTTGGTTTGCAGCGCGATTTCGCtgaattaagcaatagaccacaagtttctatggtttataggctgataaaccacgcgggatgttggtagaacacgagaagaatttgtaaatcacgagtCGCAGGCTACTTccaaatatggaaaaacaTGTCAGTTAATGCATAATCCCAAATCGGTGGAATTTCACCAGTGCCGCGCTAAACGACATcctatttgtttttaccacAGTATCAAAGATAACGAAATAAATCTCTATCAAGATTTGTTGACAACTGAAAACACCGACTCAGACTTGAAAGTGCGCACGCTacattatgcaaatgagcCACTTGTACGCGTCagactttcttttcaaaaccttttgCAAACTCGCTCAAAATGCAGACACAATACGAAAAAATGTTTGGGAAAAGATTGATGACGTGTAGTCGTTGTCGATAAGAGTACAGACCACGATAAAACAcatatcaatttgttttttaccacgATATCAACTGTTTTGCACGAAATTATTCAAGCCCCCAGTGTAATTACGTAACGTCCTTAGGGGCATGTCTGTATAAAAGTGAACACGCGTTTCGAAACAGGCGGAGGAGTCTATTTCGTTTTTAGACTTTAGAGCAAGAACACAAGGTTTACTCGGGAAAGGAATACAGAATTGTAAGTAAAATTTAAACGTATTTTCAGTTTACATTAGTTCAAGGACATTACGGCAACAAAGCCTGAAAGTTATTGTAATTTGCTTTCTCCAGTTTGACTTCTATACGCTTCTATAAAGCAAGAGTACAAAAATAAATCCTCAGATTTCCCAAGCTATTTTGGTCTGATACAAGTTCAAAACAGTCAAAAATTCTTCGCAAGTGTTGGCTTGGTGGACCGTGAACAGTGGACCTTGTGGACAGATTGACAGTTTGGCGTTGCCGTGGACTATCAGACGACGAAGAAACTTCTTGTTATAAAgagaaagtgaaagaaaatccAGACACCGGTAAAAGCCTACTTCAAACGAAATCTGAATGAATACATTTACCGGAACAAAAGGTAAAATTTCATTGATACTACGAATTTAACGAAGGCGTGAAGCAAGATCAAGTTCAAGGAAAGAAGAACTTACAGTAGAGTTACGTTTAACATTAAATAATTAAGTACTGAGTTTCCTGGTAAACATGCCACCTAAAGTAGAGAACATTGCGACACTCATCGCAAAACGAGACATTGCAATAGTATCTTTACATGAACTTTACGAAGAATTTAACATGCTTTACCAAGTTGAACCTGAATTAATTGCTCTAGAGAATGTGTACAAAGAAATAGCAATTAGATTCCGAGGTGTGAAAAAGCAGCAAACAACAATAGCGGAAAAGCTAATTGAGTCAGGAGAGACCGAAAGTGCCGAAATGAGTGCAAACAAGCAAATTGGTGACCAAGTCAAGTCTGATTATTTTAAATGCAGCGAAAAGTTCATTGTTTATAAAAAGAAGTGTTACGCGGAAAAGAAACCGTCAAGTGATCACGAAAAGCTTGAAGCTATGACTTGCGCAGTCACAAAAATGGCCGATGTATTAAGTTCCCAAAAGAACACTAATCATGGACTCGAGAAACTATCTGTACCAAATTGGGATGGAAGTAGAAAAAATTATGCGACTTGGAAGTGTGAATTCAATTATTGGATGGAAAAGTACAAACAGGACAAAGACGAGCAATTACAAAGACTTCGCAAAGCGCTACCAAAAAACTCGTTTTGGGCAAATCAAGTCAGGCCTTCCCAAACGATCGATCAGGCATGGAAAATTCTGGACACCGAATTCGGAGATCAAAGAAAGTTAATGGATGGGCTGCTAAAAGAAATTACC is a window of Acropora palmata chromosome 4, jaAcrPala1.3, whole genome shotgun sequence DNA encoding:
- the LOC141879728 gene encoding nucleoside diphosphate-linked moiety X motif 6-like, which produces MRRLFQRILCLRGKGIFFSTKRPTPSVVSCLKWDRTEFNGVDVNLDQLDDNLSLEEFDRRLRESILQWRRDAKKSVWMKVPVSQSYLIPVAFFHGFNYHHAVGNYAMLLKWLPQQITCNVPPYASHQIGVAGMVLNEEKNEVLVIQDKHQIKYGKTRKSIWKFPGGLSDEGESIEETAVREVYEETGVKSEFRSVIMFRQQHQMKNAFGKSDIYLICRMAPLSYGISKCEDEIAKCEWMNLSELLTDADTGPMTRLAARLAAQGLKNGFENVDILPNRMTSWVDPKKSVCIFHRYLPS